The nucleotide sequence ACGCCGATGACCACTTCGGCTCCCCATGCCCTGGCGGCCCGCACGGGTAAGAGCTCGACCAGACCGCCGTCCACCAGCCACCGGCTCCCGTACCGAACGGGTGAAAGCAGGCCGGGGACCGCGATGCTCGCCCGCACCGCGTCGACCAGCGGTCCGGAGGAAAGCACCACAGGTTCGCCGTCCGGCAGGGCCGTGGCCACCACCACGAGACGCTTGGGAAGATCCTCGAACCGCAGCTCGCCGAACAGCGCCTCGAGGAACGCCTCGATCCGCCGGCCCTGGACAACCCCTCCGTCCAGACCGGGGTCCGCCATGCGCAGGAGCCTGCGCCAGGAGAGAGAGGCGGCAAAGCCCTCGAGCCGGTCGAGACGCCCCGCGGCATAAGCGGCACCGACCAGCGCACCGATGCTCGTCCCCGCCACGACGTCGATGGGGATCCCGCGGCGTTGGAGCTCCCTCAGCACGCCGATGTGGGCTGCGCCCCGGGCAGCCCCGCCCCCCAAGGCGACGCCGACGACCGGCCCGGGGTGAAGGGCAAGCGCAGCGGGCGATCCGGGAACCGAGCCCCGGAGCACACCTTTGAAGTGGTCGACCGGCATTACGACGTGCCCACCGCCACCAGCAGCTCCTCGAACCACACCGGCTGCTCGGTCTTGCCCGTCTCGTCGGTCTCCATCAGCACCTGAAGCGCCAGGCCGTACAGGGTCGCCACGAAGATGCGCCCCAGGGTTTGGGGCGACAGGCCGGCCAGCCGGGAGCGTAGCGTCCCGGCCGATGGCGCTTGCCACAAGCCGGCAAACCGGCTGGCCGCCTCGTCGGCCACCTCCTCGAACAGCCGGCGAAGTTGGCGACGCACCTCCGCGTCGTGGAAGGCGAGACTGCTGAAGTCGAACAAGAGCCGGAACCATCCGGGGTCTTCCCGGAGCTTTGCGCGAACCATCCGCACCAGCCCGTTGAGGCGCTGGTCGGCGCTGAGTTGGCCGAGCCAGCTCACCACCTCCTGCAGGTGCTGCTCGGTGGTACGCCGCATGACTTCGATGAACAGGCGCTCTTTGGACTGGAAGTAGTAGTGGAGCTGGCTCAGCGCCACCCCTGCTTCCCTGGCGATCTGGCGCATGGAGACCGCCGCATATCCCTCTCGGGCCAGGCACCGGTACGCCGCGTCGAGAATCGTAGCGCTGGTATCCTCACGGGAACTTGCCCGCATGGCCTTCTCCCACCCTTTTGGTCGGACGACCGACTTGCATTATAGTGGCGGCGCTCGCGGCGCGCAAGAACAGGCCCCTGGAAAGCACGACCAGCTCGCGCATCGCCCGGCCGTCCGAGCCTGAGAGGAGCGCCGGAAAACCGGTGGTTGTCAAGGAGGAAACCGGGCCATCATCACTAATACGAGTCATCACTGTAACCGTATCCAGGGGCGCGGGGGTGGCTC is from Limnochorda sp. L945t and encodes:
- a CDS encoding patatin-like phospholipase family protein — encoded protein: MPVDHFKGVLRGSVPGSPAALALHPGPVVGVALGGGAARGAAHIGVLRELQRRGIPIDVVAGTSIGALVGAAYAAGRLDRLEGFAASLSWRRLLRMADPGLDGGVVQGRRIEAFLEALFGELRFEDLPKRLVVVATALPDGEPVVLSSGPLVDAVRASIAVPGLLSPVRYGSRWLVDGGLVELLPVRAARAWGAEVVIGVDIRSRHDVWGRLARRLKHAYGRVTPQAREWRRKVPVRFFIDQAPADRMSFWNVVGRSLEVAVRLQGTTDAGDDGHPDVLIRPAVEGMHGHQFLRWAEGVQAGRMAVEDAWPRLSELFEEASASGMAGGHTLPSRI
- a CDS encoding TetR/AcrR family transcriptional regulator, yielding MRASSREDTSATILDAAYRCLAREGYAAVSMRQIAREAGVALSQLHYYFQSKERLFIEVMRRTTEQHLQEVVSWLGQLSADQRLNGLVRMVRAKLREDPGWFRLLFDFSSLAFHDAEVRRQLRRLFEEVADEAASRFAGLWQAPSAGTLRSRLAGLSPQTLGRIFVATLYGLALQVLMETDETGKTEQPVWFEELLVAVGTS